A stretch of Paenibacillus peoriae DNA encodes these proteins:
- a CDS encoding winged helix-turn-helix transcriptional regulator — translation MNITTVKDRIDLKLINCDKELTLAVIGGKWKLIILWHLGMEGTKRFGELKKLIPHITQKMLTNQLRELEEDKLILRKVYPVVPPHVEYSLTEHGESLIPVLRAMYDWGSNYRENVIWKEEEAVQDVTPV, via the coding sequence ATGAATATCACTACTGTAAAAGACCGGATTGATTTGAAGCTGATTAATTGTGATAAGGAATTGACTCTCGCCGTCATCGGTGGAAAATGGAAGCTGATTATTTTGTGGCATCTCGGTATGGAAGGCACCAAGCGGTTTGGTGAATTGAAGAAGCTGATTCCCCATATTACGCAAAAAATGCTGACTAACCAATTGCGCGAGCTGGAAGAAGATAAACTCATTCTACGTAAAGTCTATCCTGTCGTCCCTCCGCATGTGGAATATTCACTGACAGAGCATGGCGAAAGCCTGATTCCGGTACTGAGAGCAATGTACGATTGGGGATCAAACTATCGCGAGAACGTGATTTGGAAAGAAGAAGAAGCGGTTCAAGACGTCACACCCGTGTGA
- a CDS encoding phenolic acid decarboxylase translates to MDKFIGSHMIYTYENGWEYEIYIKNEDTIDYRIHSGMVGGRWVRDQKVNLAKLVENVYKVSWTEPTGTDVSLNFMPEEKRMHGIIFFPKWVHEHPEITVRYQNDFIPLMEESREKYETYPKYVVPEFADITFIENAGVNNEQLISQAPYEGMTDDIRAGKLQV, encoded by the coding sequence ATGGACAAGTTTATCGGCAGCCACATGATTTACACCTATGAGAATGGTTGGGAGTATGAAATATATATTAAAAATGAAGATACGATCGATTATCGCATTCATAGTGGTATGGTAGGTGGCCGCTGGGTACGTGATCAGAAGGTCAATCTGGCGAAACTGGTGGAAAACGTGTATAAAGTATCGTGGACCGAACCGACAGGCACTGACGTGTCTCTGAATTTTATGCCTGAAGAAAAACGTATGCACGGCATTATTTTCTTCCCTAAATGGGTTCATGAGCATCCGGAAATCACTGTGCGCTACCAAAACGATTTTATTCCGCTAATGGAAGAATCGCGTGAAAAGTATGAAACGTATCCAAAGTATGTGGTGCCTGAATTTGCAGATATTACATTCATCGAAAATGCGGGTGTGAACAACGAACAATTAATTTCCCAAGCACCTTATGAAGGAATGACAGACGATATTCGTGCAGGTAAACTGCAAGTGTGA